In the Natronobacterium texcoconense genome, one interval contains:
- a CDS encoding RNA-binding protein has protein sequence MPQIPLHYVDLRTFCYATEDEKRVEEALRTFLPDGEDDEPFELERAESEGHYGDRILVLSARVENADDVRHVLSRLADLEGFDRLIDELDDRVTENTELFLRLDKQAAFEGDVRLGQGITFRGKVEAYPAKKEQAVENAEEVLERLRDEK, from the coding sequence ATGCCACAGATACCGCTTCACTACGTCGACTTACGGACGTTCTGTTACGCCACCGAGGACGAGAAACGCGTCGAGGAGGCGCTGCGAACCTTCCTCCCGGACGGCGAGGACGACGAACCGTTCGAACTCGAGCGCGCCGAGAGCGAGGGCCACTACGGTGACCGGATTCTCGTCCTCTCGGCTCGCGTCGAGAACGCCGACGACGTCCGTCACGTCCTTTCACGACTCGCCGATCTCGAGGGGTTCGATCGCCTGATCGACGAACTCGACGACCGGGTCACCGAAAACACCGAACTATTCCTGCGTCTCGACAAGCAAGCCGCCTTCGAGGGCGACGTTCGTCTGGGCCAGGGGATCACTTTCCGCGGGAAAGTCGAGGCCTACCCCGCGAAGAAAGAGCAAGCCGTCGAGAACGCGGAAGAGGTTCTCGAGCGGTTGCGAGACGAGAAGTAG